In the genome of Pseudoglutamicibacter cumminsii, one region contains:
- a CDS encoding YPDG domain-containing protein — translation MSGRVYYDQRGTFGNALFVNHYQKRYGDVAVPNVKIRGSYVQDEVARRFDQWKNDNKGYTTEAFRAAQKQIMAEYEAETGKSAIAETVITETDNEGKYNLQFKGLWGNSYKNNGITRDGEWGELAPDSETGSWLAGNWGSKHINYEYMYVSPVLPEGVDSNMDSSQSAMFQDIHRASMVHAVSGGLHAGNYINDLDFSLRQTSRGFDVTPYNATDKPAAPGDTAQTETFGLTPNTAHVIVWTDSEGKEVHRCEANSDNLGVIPSCDFKVPEDLAKDTVYTATVYNASDESTPLMADSFLAYVAPEYKETEVKVGEEATAERPVNKNGTAVPDSAKFAAATAEDVKNAPEFQKAGLPEDVAPQDWVTVNADGTLTIKPGADVEPGTYNVPVKVTYEDGTTKVINAPIKVVDEDANKFEPAYEDKLVVPGEETKSSPTFTDKDGKDTKAPEGSKFSIPEDFKAPEGYEVKIDENTGEITVTFPDKSKLNKDTVEEFDVPVTVTYPDGSTDEAPAKFKLDTDGDGDPDVTDPDDDNDGIPDEEDQNPKVPDQNTIFDPAYEDKLVVPGKETKSSPTFTDKDGKDTTAPEGSKFSIPEDFKAPEGYEVKIDENTGEITVTFPDKSKLNKDTVEEFDVPVTVTYPDGSTDEAPAKFKLDTDGDGDPDVTDPDDDNDGIPDEEDQNPKVPDQNTIYEPGYEDGSGKPGDEVKIDEPSFKDKDGNDVTPPEGTTFGPGEDAPDGVKIDENTGEITVTIPEDATPGDKITVPVEVTYPDGSKDNVDVTVTVEEPDAPDTKQNEEFEPGYEDGSGKPGEDVKVEKPEFKDKDGNDVTPPEGTTFGPGEDAPDGVKIDENTGEITVTIPEDATPGDKITVPVEVTYPDGSKDNVDVTVTVEEPDAPDTKQNEEFEPGYEDGSGKPGDEVKIDEPTFKDKDGNDVTPPEGTTFGPGENAPDGVKIDENTGEITVTIPEDATPGDKITVPVEVTYPDGSKDNVDVTVTVEEPDAPDTKQNEEFEPGYEDGSGKPGEDVKVEKPEFKDKDGNDVTPPEGTTFGPGEDAPDGVKIDENTGEITVTIPEDATPGDKITVPVEVTYPDGSKDNVDVTVTVEEPDAEDPETDKPDWKDDSGKPGDKVEIPNTGGDVPEGTTVETEGPGTAEIDEDGNLIVDIDKDAKPGDKIVVIVKDKDGNEIDRVVVEVEKPDTPEVEKPDWKDDKGKPGDKVEIPNTGGPVPDGSTVETEGPGKAEIDENGNLVVDIDKDAKPGDKVEIPLKPGKLPKGTTCEIDMSTVPAGWNVSMGKNCTLIVVPGKDAKPGDMANIEVDFTYPDGSKDTATAQVTVAQPDVPTPAPETPGNGGDLARTGAQVAGVAGIAAAMIAAGFGLAFMRRRRAGEEN, via the coding sequence GTGAGCGGGCGTGTCTACTATGACCAGCGCGGTACCTTCGGTAATGCGCTCTTCGTCAACCATTATCAGAAGCGTTACGGCGATGTCGCCGTTCCGAACGTGAAGATCCGCGGCTCGTACGTCCAGGATGAGGTCGCGCGTCGTTTCGATCAGTGGAAGAACGACAATAAGGGTTACACCACTGAGGCCTTCCGTGCAGCGCAGAAGCAGATCATGGCCGAATACGAGGCCGAGACCGGTAAGAGCGCTATCGCCGAAACCGTCATCACCGAAACCGATAACGAAGGCAAATACAACCTCCAGTTCAAGGGTCTGTGGGGTAACAGCTACAAGAACAACGGCATCACACGTGATGGTGAGTGGGGAGAGCTTGCTCCTGATTCGGAGACCGGTAGCTGGCTAGCCGGAAACTGGGGTTCGAAGCACATCAACTACGAGTACATGTACGTCTCGCCGGTCCTTCCCGAGGGCGTCGACTCGAACATGGACTCCTCGCAGAGCGCAATGTTCCAGGACATCCACCGCGCTTCGATGGTGCATGCAGTCTCCGGCGGACTCCACGCCGGTAACTACATTAACGACCTTGACTTCTCGCTGCGCCAGACCTCACGCGGATTTGACGTCACCCCATACAACGCCACGGACAAGCCTGCTGCTCCGGGTGACACCGCACAGACCGAAACATTCGGCCTGACCCCGAACACTGCTCACGTGATCGTTTGGACTGACAGTGAGGGTAAGGAAGTTCACCGTTGCGAGGCGAACTCCGACAACCTCGGTGTGATCCCTTCGTGTGATTTCAAGGTTCCGGAAGACCTTGCTAAGGACACCGTTTACACCGCTACGGTGTACAACGCGTCCGATGAGAGCACGCCTCTCATGGCTGACTCCTTCCTGGCCTACGTCGCTCCTGAATACAAGGAGACCGAGGTCAAGGTTGGCGAAGAAGCTACGGCTGAGCGTCCGGTCAACAAGAACGGCACCGCTGTTCCTGACTCCGCTAAGTTCGCTGCAGCAACCGCAGAGGATGTCAAGAACGCTCCTGAGTTCCAGAAGGCCGGCCTTCCGGAAGATGTCGCTCCGCAGGACTGGGTCACCGTAAACGCAGATGGCACGCTGACCATCAAGCCGGGCGCCGACGTTGAACCGGGTACTTACAACGTTCCGGTTAAGGTCACCTACGAAGATGGCACCACCAAGGTCATCAACGCACCAATCAAGGTCGTTGACGAGGACGCCAACAAGTTCGAGCCTGCGTACGAGGACAAGCTGGTTGTTCCTGGTGAGGAAACCAAGTCGTCTCCGACCTTCACTGACAAGGACGGTAAGGACACCAAGGCTCCTGAGGGTTCGAAGTTCTCGATCCCTGAGGACTTCAAGGCTCCTGAAGGCTACGAAGTCAAGATTGACGAGAACACCGGTGAGATCACCGTTACGTTCCCTGATAAGTCGAAGCTGAACAAGGACACCGTTGAGGAGTTCGATGTTCCTGTCACGGTGACCTACCCTGACGGCAGCACGGATGAGGCTCCGGCTAAGTTCAAGCTGGACACCGATGGTGACGGCGATCCTGACGTCACAGATCCGGATGACGATAATGACGGCATCCCGGACGAGGAAGACCAGAACCCGAAGGTTCCTGACCAGAACACGATCTTCGACCCTGCGTACGAAGACAAGCTGGTTGTTCCTGGTAAGGAAACCAAGTCGTCCCCGACCTTCACCGACAAGGACGGTAAGGACACTACGGCTCCTGAGGGTTCGAAGTTCTCGATTCCTGAGGACTTCAAGGCTCCTGAGGGCTACGAAGTCAAGATTGACGAGAACACCGGTGAGATCACCGTTACGTTCCCTGATAAGTCGAAGCTGAACAAGGACACCGTTGAGGAGTTCGATGTTCCTGTCACGGTGACCTACCCTGACGGCAGCACGGATGAGGCTCCGGCTAAGTTCAAGCTGGACACCGATGGTGACGGCGATCCTGACGTCACGGATCCGGATGACGATAATGACGGCATCCCGGACGAGGAAGACCAGAACCCGAAGGTTCCTGACCAGAACACGATCTACGAGCCTGGTTACGAGGATGGTTCGGGTAAGCCGGGCGATGAGGTCAAGATCGACGAGCCGTCCTTCAAGGACAAGGACGGCAACGATGTCACGCCTCCTGAGGGTACGACCTTCGGTCCTGGTGAGGACGCTCCTGATGGTGTGAAGATCGACGAGAACACTGGTGAGATCACCGTTACCATCCCTGAGGATGCGACGCCTGGTGACAAGATCACGGTTCCTGTCGAGGTGACCTACCCAGATGGTTCGAAGGACAACGTTGACGTGACCGTCACGGTTGAAGAACCTGACGCTCCTGATACCAAGCAGAACGAAGAGTTCGAGCCTGGTTACGAGGATGGTTCGGGTAAGCCGGGTGAGGACGTCAAGGTTGAGAAGCCTGAGTTCAAGGACAAGGACGGCAACGATGTCACGCCTCCTGAGGGTACGACCTTCGGTCCTGGTGAGGACGCTCCTGATGGTGTGAAGATCGACGAGAACACTGGTGAGATCACCGTTACCATCCCTGAGGATGCGACGCCTGGTGACAAGATCACGGTTCCTGTCGAGGTGACCTACCCAGATGGTTCGAAGGACAACGTTGACGTGACCGTCACGGTTGAAGAACCTGACGCTCCTGATACCAAGCAGAACGAAGAGTTCGAGCCTGGTTACGAGGATGGTTCGGGTAAGCCAGGCGATGAGGTCAAGATCGACGAGCCTACCTTCAAGGACAAGGACGGCAACGATGTCACGCCTCCAGAGGGCACGACCTTCGGTCCTGGTGAGAACGCTCCTGATGGTGTGAAGATCGACGAGAACACTGGTGAGATCACCGTTACCATCCCTGAGGATGCGACGCCTGGTGACAAGATCACGGTTCCTGTCGAGGTGACCTACCCAGATGGTTCGAAGGACAACGTTGACGTGACCGTCACGGTTGAAGAACCTGACGCTCCTGATACCAAGCAGAACGAAGAGTTCGAGCCTGGTTACGAGGATGGTTCGGGTAAGCCGGGTGAGGACGTCAAGGTTGAGAAGCCTGAGTTCAAGGACAAGGACGGCAACGATGTCACGCCTCCTGAGGGTACGACCTTCGGTCCTGGTGAGGACGCTCCTGATGGTGTGAAGATCGACGAGAACACTGGTGAGATCACCGTTACCATCCCTGAGGATGCGACGCCTGGTGACAAGATCACGGTTCCTGTCGAGGTGACCTACCCAGATGGTTCGAAGGACAACGTTGACGTGACCGTCACCGTTGAAGAGCCAGATGCTGAGGATCCTGAGACTGACAAGCCTGACTGGAAGGATGATTCCGGTAAGCCAGGCGATAAGGTCGAGATCCCGAACACCGGTGGCGACGTGCCGGAAGGCACCACCGTTGAGACGGAAGGCCCAGGCACGGCTGAGATCGATGAGGACGGCAACCTGATTGTCGACATCGATAAGGACGCCAAGCCAGGCGACAAGATCGTCGTTATCGTCAAGGATAAGGACGGCAACGAGATCGACCGCGTAGTCGTCGAGGTTGAAAAGCCTGACACTCCAGAGGTTGAGAAGCCGGACTGGAAGGACGACAAGGGTAAGCCAGGCGACAAGGTCGAGATCCCGAACACCGGTGGCCCAGTCCCAGACGGCTCCACCGTTGAGACGGAAGGCCCAGGCAAGGCCGAAATCGATGAGAACGGCAACCTCGTTGTCGACATCGATAAGGACGCCAAGCCAGGCGACAAGGTTGAGATCCCGCTGAAGCCGGGCAAGCTGCCTAAGGGCACCACGTGCGAGATTGACATGAGCACTGTTCCAGCTGGCTGGAACGTGTCCATGGGTAAGAACTGCACGCTGATCGTGGTTCCTGGTAAGGACGCTAAGCCAGGCGATATGGCTAACATCGAGGTGGACTTCACCTACCCTGATGGCAGCAAGGACACCGCGACCGCTCAGGTCACGGTTGCTCAGCCAGACGTGCCAACTCCGGCTCCGGAAACCCCAGGTAATGGTGGCGACCTTGCCCGTACCGGTGCCCAGGTTGCCGGTGTAGCAGGTATCGCTGCCGCAATGATCGCTGCAGGCTTCGGCCTGGCGTTCATGCGCCGCCGCCGTGCAGGCGAAGAAAACTAA